One region of Triticum aestivum cultivar Chinese Spring chromosome 6B, IWGSC CS RefSeq v2.1, whole genome shotgun sequence genomic DNA includes:
- the LOC123137046 gene encoding formin-like protein 20 produces the protein MFNATNHALSHYNQSIANLPRTKKTGRPRDLHLFLPHDLLLLPRRSPPAASRRAMGSRALHRRLARRSHGKPPQVTGSPPPLRRLLPPQPREPAPTAGRCLPSHGSMPPPREPSRRGSSPPQPPEPPRRTLHCLLQPPPVATPIAPGAAPPEPRPVAHRGSPAAGRRPSRGESWCRCPLLQESLASHSPSRAVGEAPQVAALRHGRAGAAEPPSVARRGRARSPPLLPQVRRRLAPPRNVVRWNIWSCLTPAPPSCRASHRPHHLAVPHTGPPSCLQFFALWRRSARMPCTGASPSPNHAVYPFREATRLA, from the coding sequence ATGTTTAACGCAACAAACCACGCATTAAGCCACTACAATCAATCGATCGCTAATCTGCCCCGCACTAAGAAAACTGGTCGCCCGCGCGACCTCCACCTTTTCCTcccgcacgacctcctcctcctcccgcgccgttCGCCTCCCGCAGCCTCGCGCCGAGCCATGGGAAGCCGCGCCCTTCACCGCCGCCTTGCACGCCGGAGCCACGGGAAGCCACCGCAGGTCACCGGGAGCCCGCCCCCGCTGCGCCGTTTGCTGCCTCCCCAGCCGCGGGAACCCGCCCCCACCGCGGGTCGCTGCCTCCCCAGCCACGGGAGCATGCCCCCGCCGCGGGAGCCGTCCCGCCGCGGGTCATCACCTCCccagccaccggagccgccccgccgcacCCTTCACTGCCTCTTGCAGCCGCCGCCGGTCGCCACACCCATTGCCCCGGGAGCCGCCCCACCGGAGCCACGGCCCGTCGCGCACCGGGGGAGCCCCGCCGCAGGTCGCCGCCCTTCACGGGGGGAGAGCTGGTGCCGCTGCCCTTTGCTGCAGGAGTCGTTGGCAAGTCACAGCCCATCGCGCGCCGTGGGAGAGGCGCCCCAGGTCGCCGCCCTTCGCCACGGGAGAGCTGGAGCCGCGGAGCCACCGTCCGTCGCGCGCCGGGGGAGAGCCAGGtctcctcctctgctgccgcaGGTACGCCGACGCCTCGCTCCCCCGCGCAACGTCGTCCGCTGGAACATTTGGTCGTGCCTCACACCGGCCCCACCATCTTGCCGTGCCTCACACCGGCCCCACCATCTTGCCGTGCCTCACACCGGCCCACCGTCCTGCCTGCAATTCTTCGCCTTGTGGCGGCGCTCGGCACGCATGCCCTGCACCGGCGCTTCTCCATCACCCAACCATGCAGTCTACCCATTTCGTGAGGCCACGCGACTCGCGTGA